The proteins below are encoded in one region of Misgurnus anguillicaudatus chromosome 24, ASM2758022v2, whole genome shotgun sequence:
- the LOC129437554 gene encoding high affinity immunoglobulin gamma Fc receptor I: protein MALVQCFCALLILLSRARCQAPTEAPLLASITVSKGDMRVFSGEDMRTSCSVPDDPSPHWRYKWFQNGDDMGFYNSSEAWITASGEYNCQAEKDLKKWPYLVNTLPSQPLHLHVDRGWALMQIPNTPSIIEDTMILTCRIRDGPVATEVRFYKNDSEIQCDKSQELVFSNVTLQDAGVYWCRASWMEKYELHSAQSLPVLVPVLDKLETPRLVLVSGRVIAGKLVRFRCETRLNVKAEGLQIEYYYMKNHSRLAPASSSDKYTIWKMRKEDAGVYICKVKVRLLNVERWSNELELKVY from the exons ATGGCGCTCGTACAGTGTTTCTGCG CTCTTTTAATTTTACTGTCAAGAGCAAGATGTCAAG CTCCCACAGAAGCACCTCTACTGGCCAGCATTACAGTCAGTAAGGGTGACATGCGAGTGTTTTCAGGTGAGGATATGAGAACCTCCTGCAGCGTACCCGATGATCCTTCGCCGCACTGGAGATACAAGTGGTTTCAAAATGGAGATGACATGGGTTTCTACAATTCAAGTGAAGCTTGGATTACAGCTAGTGGCGAATACAACTGTCAGGCAGAGAAAGACTTAAAGAAATGGCCTTATCTTGTGAACACACTTCCAAGCCAACCTCTCCATCTCCATGTGGATC GAGGATGGGCACTCATGCAGATACCAAATACACCTTCAATAATCGAAGATACAATGATACTAACGTGTCGCATTCGAGATGGTCCTGTCGCCACTGAGGTTCGCTTCTATAAGAATGACTCTGAAATCCAGTGTGATAAGAGTCAAGAACTGGTTTTCAGTAATGTAACTCTTCAAGATGCTGGTGTATACTGGTGCAGAGCATCATGGATGGAGAAATATGAATTACATTCAGCGCAATCTCTTCCTGTTCTTGTGCCTGTATTAG ATAAGTTGGAAACTCCTCGGCTGGTGCTTGTTTCCGGTCGGGTCATTGCTGGAAAGCTCGTACGTTTCAGATGTGAGACCCGGCTGAACGTTAAAGCAGAAGGCCTTCAAATTGAATATTACTACATGAAGAATCACAGCAGACTGGCACCTGCCTCATCCTCCGACAAATACACTATCTGGAAGATGAGAAAAGAAGACGCTGGGGTCTATATCTGCAAAGTCAAAGTCAGACTTCTGAATGTGGAGAGATGGAGCAATGAGCTGGAACTGAAGGTCTATTAA
- the otol1b gene encoding otolin 1b, with protein MRSICIRSLFLAIIALTFLASYDTIKPTQRPKYQYTKKPPREVPQTTVYVGKPTVTARIVDYTKTRERLPTAITESTTVSADNYIDYPTDTTASPTATKDNYTLDYNECYFNVCECCPPEKGPQGFKGDIGLPGIPGEKGKPGAKGEPGPIGPQGIAGSKGQKGERGEPGSTGFSGSPGIQGKAGMKGEMGNKGEKGASGLPGLKGSKGEKGEPNVNASKGEQGDTGKSGPPGPHGMTGEKGEKGDRGECGLLGERGQKGEPGDPGPPGVRGDPGPSGQHGMHGTPGIPGERGEAGIPGAKGEPGGRGPPGPNGMRGPRGIKGDRGLQGKRGDRGLRGIKGATGQSGLRLRSAFSVGLYPSKSFPPSGYPVRFDKVFYNGENHYDLATSKFNCTYSGVYVFSYQITVRNKPLRASLVVNGVRKVRSRDTLHGQDIDQASNLVILKLDAGDQVWVETLRDWNGVYSSSEDDSTFSGFILYPD; from the exons ATGCGCAGCATCTGTATACGTTCTCTTTTCCTAGCTATAATAGCGCTGACTTTTCTTGCCTCATATGATACGATCAAGCCCACTCAGAGGCCAAAGTATCAGTACACCAAGAAACCCCCTCGAGAGGTGCCTCAAACTACTGTATATGTAGGGAAGCCTACAGTCACAGCACGGATTGTGGACTACACCAAAACAAGAGAACGTCTCCCCACGGCCATCACAGAGAGCACAACAGTTTCAGCAGACAACTATATTGACTACCCTACAGATACCACTGCATCTCCTACTGCCACTAAAGACAATTACACACTGGACTACAATGAATGCTATTTCAATGTCTGTGAGTGCTGCCCTCCGGAGAAAGGTCCACAGGGCTTTAAAGGAGACATAGGTCTGCCAG GCATACCTGGTGAAAAGGGAAAACCTGGAGCCAAAGGTGAACCAGGCCCAATAGGGCCACAAGGGATTGCAGGGTCTAAAGGACAAAAAG GAGAGAGAGGTGAGCCAGGAAGCACAGGATTCTCTGGATCTCCAGGCATTCAGGGAAAGGCCGGAATGAAAG GTGAAATGGGTAATAAGGGTGAAAAGGGTGCCAGTGGTCTGCCAGGACTCAAAGGATCTAAAGGGGAAAAAGGAGAGCCAAATGTGAATGCATCAAAAGGAGAACAGGGAGACACTGGAAAAAGCGGGCCACCGGGACCCCACGGCATGACTGGTGAAAAGGGTGAAAAGGGGGATAGAGGAGAGTGTGGGTTACTTGGGGAGAGGGGTCAAAAAGGTGAACCAGGTGACCCTGGACCACCGGGAGTACGTGGAGACCCTGGTCCATCCGGACAACACGGCATGCACGGAACTCCCGGCATTCCCGGAGAACGTGGAGAAGCAGGAATTCCTGGAGCCAAGGGTGAGCCAGGAGGGCGTGGACCACCCGGACCCAATGGTATGAGGGGTCCGAGGGGAATAAAGGGGGATCGTGGGCTGCAAGGGAAACGCGGAGACCGAGGCCTACGTGGAATAAAGGGTGCTACGGGCCAAAGTGGTTTAAGACTACGGTCTGCATTCAGTGTTGGCCTATATCCCAGCAAGTCTTTTCCTCCCTCAGGATATCCGGTTCGCTTCGACAAGGTCTTTTACAATGGAGAAAACCATTATGATCTAGCCACAAGCAAATTCAACTGCACCTATTCAGGAGTTTATGTGTTCTCCTACCAGATCACGGTGAGGAACAAACCACTACGAGCTTCTTTGGTGGTCAACGGGGTACGAAAGGTTCGCTCTAGGGACACTCTACACGGTCAAGACATTGACCAGGCATCCAACCTAGTGATTTTGAAGCTGGATGCTGGTGACCAGGTATGGGTAGAGACGCTGAGGGACTGGAATGGTGTCTACTCCAGCAGTGAAGATGACAGCACCTTCTCTGGCTTCATACTCTATCCTGACTAA